Proteins from one Patescibacteria group bacterium genomic window:
- the smpB gene encoding SsrA-binding protein SmpB: MSVLAKNKEAYFSFKIVEEFEAGLVLTGQEVKSVKSGHLSLKGSFVSIKNGQAYLKKAHIPAYSKALASSLKNYNPDRDRQLLLNKKEIGYLSNKTNEKGLTIIPVSVYTTRRLIKVKIALVKGKKKFDKREDIKKRDIKRNILRKLKNF, translated from the coding sequence ATGTCAGTTTTGGCCAAAAATAAAGAAGCTTATTTTAGTTTCAAAATTGTAGAAGAATTTGAAGCTGGTTTAGTATTGACCGGCCAAGAGGTAAAATCTGTAAAAAGCGGCCACTTAAGTCTAAAAGGTTCTTTTGTTTCCATCAAAAATGGTCAAGCTTACCTAAAAAAGGCTCATATACCAGCCTATTCCAAAGCTTTGGCCAGTAGCCTCAAAAATTATAACCCTGATCGTGATCGCCAACTCCTACTAAATAAGAAAGAAATTGGATATTTATCCAACAAAACCAACGAAAAGGGCTTGACAATTATACCTGTTTCAGTGTATACTACGCGAAGGTTAATTAAGGTAAAAATCGCCTTGGTTAAAGGAAAAAAGAAATTTGACAAGCGAGAAGATATCAAAAAACGTGATATCAAAAGGAATATCCTTAGAAAATTAAAAAATTTTTAA
- a CDS encoding YigZ family protein, whose product MQKIIGEKESQVEAKKSRFLGFCFYVESVDKVKEILDSFEGKYKGSVHTVYAYRLKENGVLREKFDNDREPVGSAGPPLLSLLKNKGVMNCLLVVVRYFGGTLLGTGGLVRAYTSAGQLTLEENLCLLEQNKEK is encoded by the coding sequence ATGCAAAAAATAATTGGAGAAAAAGAGTCTCAGGTAGAAGCCAAGAAATCTAGATTCTTGGGCTTTTGCTTTTATGTAGAGTCAGTTGATAAAGTAAAAGAAATTCTTGATAGCTTTGAAGGAAAATACAAAGGCTCGGTTCATACTGTCTATGCCTATAGATTAAAAGAAAATGGGGTGCTCCGTGAAAAATTTGACAATGACCGTGAGCCAGTGGGATCGGCCGGACCACCGCTTTTGTCGCTTCTCAAAAATAAAGGTGTAATGAATTGTCTATTAGTAGTAGTTAGATATTTTGGCGGTACTTTATTAGGCACCGGAGGATTAGTCAGAGCTTATACCAGCGCCGGACAGCTTACTTTGGAAGAAAATTTATGTCTATTAGAACAGAACAAAGAAAAATAA
- a CDS encoding M48 family metallopeptidase yields the protein MSIRTEQRKININDCEYSYTLRRRWRVRYVRLSIEHDGSLVLTAPLSYPIFLINRFLHSRVLWIDNGLAKVKNRASVMGIKHSEAELKKYKKITRELVKSRLDYFNQFYGFKINRIAIRNQKSRWGSCSSDKNLNFNYRLTLIPPDLADYIIVHELCHLSQMNHSKAFWQLVAQTVPDYKNKEKLLKKI from the coding sequence ATGTCTATTAGAACAGAACAAAGAAAAATAAATATAAATGACTGTGAGTATTCATATACACTGCGTCGACGTTGGCGTGTCAGATATGTCAGGTTGTCTATTGAGCATGACGGGTCTTTGGTTTTGACGGCTCCATTATCTTATCCAATTTTTTTGATAAACAGGTTTTTGCACAGTCGTGTTTTATGGATAGATAATGGCTTGGCCAAAGTAAAAAACAGAGCTAGTGTCATGGGTATCAAACACAGTGAGGCCGAGCTAAAAAAATATAAAAAAATTACTCGAGAATTGGTGAAAAGTCGGCTTGATTATTTTAATCAGTTTTATGGTTTTAAGATAAATAGGATTGCAATTAGAAACCAAAAAAGCCGCTGGGGCTCCTGCTCGTCAGATAAAAATCTTAATTTTAATTATCGTTTAACACTTATTCCACCTGATTTGGCAGATTATATAATAGTCCACGAATTGTGCCATTTGTCTCAGATGAATCATTCCAAGGCTTTTTGGCAATTAGTTGCTCAGACTGTCCCGGATTACAAAAATAAAGAAAAATTACTCAAGAAAATTTAA
- a CDS encoding inositol monophosphatase, whose amino-acid sequence MEEKYQKIIEAAQAGGQVLKHYFGQNLDIEQKTIPADIRTKADTESEQVILKILKEDFPDYNIHSEEDGNTDNGSEYTFVVDPLDASNNFVLGIPNFSVIIALQKNNETIFGLVYQPILDLSYYAIKGQGAFLNGKKILVNDKENIQDISIGVVWGYEHDKDLDADWTQKIIKSDIKRLCFNWSVGIDFCMLASGKIEAILHNNLDIHDFLAGKLIAKEAGAYISDLAGNPDKDDENNTFLITNNKIINNKILEILK is encoded by the coding sequence ATGGAAGAAAAATATCAAAAAATAATTGAGGCAGCCCAGGCCGGCGGCCAAGTTTTGAAGCACTATTTTGGGCAAAATTTGGATATTGAACAAAAAACTATTCCAGCTGATATCAGAACCAAGGCCGACACAGAATCAGAACAAGTTATTTTAAAAATACTCAAAGAAGATTTTCCAGACTACAATATACACTCTGAAGAAGATGGTAATACTGACAATGGATCAGAATATACTTTTGTAGTGGATCCACTAGATGCTTCAAACAATTTTGTACTTGGCATTCCCAATTTTTCGGTTATCATTGCTTTGCAAAAAAATAATGAAACAATTTTTGGGCTAGTTTATCAGCCTATTTTGGATTTGAGCTATTATGCTATCAAAGGCCAGGGCGCTTTTTTAAACGGAAAAAAGATATTGGTCAACGATAAAGAAAATATTCAAGACATATCAATTGGAGTAGTTTGGGGTTATGAGCATGACAAAGATTTGGATGCCGACTGGACTCAAAAAATTATCAAATCAGATATTAAACGATTATGTTTTAATTGGTCGGTAGGAATTGATTTTTGTATGTTAGCTTCCGGCAAGATAGAGGCAATACTTCACAACAATTTAGATATTCATGATTTTTTGGCGGGCAAATTGATTGCCAAAGAAGCCGGAGCATATATATCAGATTTGGCTGGTAATCCAGATAAGGATGATGAAAATAATACTTTTTTGATTACTAACAACAAAATAATTAATAATAAAATTTTAGAAATTTTAAAATAA
- a CDS encoding cytidine/deoxycytidylate deaminase family protein encodes MAEEKKAGGLDNNKEEKYVRPTWDEYFMEMARTASKRATCSRGRSGSIAVKDNQILVTGYVGAPKGLPDCDEVGHLIKKVDHGDGTVSNHCVRTIHAEQNLICQAAKRGVSIEGATVYCRMVPCVVCCMLLVNCGIKRVVAERHYHQGGQDILKQAGIELDVIYDDEMQTYEGMTEKK; translated from the coding sequence ATGGCAGAAGAAAAGAAGGCCGGAGGCCTAGACAATAACAAGGAAGAAAAATATGTCCGTCCAACTTGGGATGAATATTTTATGGAAATGGCTAGAACTGCTTCCAAGCGTGCGACTTGCAGTCGCGGTAGAAGTGGTTCAATTGCTGTCAAAGACAACCAAATTTTGGTAACAGGTTACGTCGGCGCACCAAAAGGATTGCCTGATTGTGATGAAGTTGGTCATTTGATAAAAAAAGTAGACCATGGCGATGGTACAGTCAGTAATCACTGTGTACGCACCATTCATGCTGAGCAAAATCTAATTTGCCAAGCTGCCAAAAGGGGAGTGTCTATAGAAGGGGCGACTGTTTATTGTCGTATGGTACCTTGTGTTGTCTGCTGTATGCTCCTTGTCAATTGTGGTATCAAGCGAGTAGTAGCTGAAAGACACTATCATCAGGGTGGACAAGATATTTTGAAGCAAGCAGGTATAGAGTTGGATGTCATATATGATGATGAAATGCAGACTTATGAAG